The nucleotide window GTATCGGTACAGACCGGTCTACAGGTGATGCATTAGGACCAATTATCGGCAGCCAGCTGCACCAAACTTTTTCATTTCCGTTTCCGGTCATCGGAACATTGCAGGCACCGCTTCATGCACTCAATATAGTAGAGCGTTATGAACAGCTTATTAATGAAAAAGAACAACCTTTTATTATTGCGATTGATGCTTGTTTAGGTGAATCAAATGCGATTGGTTCTATTCTAATCCAACAGGGTCCTCTTTATCCCGGGAAAGCTGTGAAAAAAGAGTTGCCCCCTATCGGCAACATTTCTGTTAAAGGAATTGTTAATGTAGGAGGCTTTATGGAGGCTAAAGTATTACAAAATACAAGATTGCATGTTACGTATTCTATGAGCGATAAAATTGTTCGGGCACTTGTTTTAGCATGGCAGCGCCATCTATTGAAACGGAAAAATAATAGCAACGAGTATCCCAACCATCAAAATCGCTGGCAGCAGATTGGCTATACGGATTTTCGTTAATCCGGCAATATTCAAACCGATTGCCATAATCATAATACCGCCTGTTGCCGTCATTTCTGTGATGAACAGGTCCAGTGCTTCGCCAGGAATATATGTACTGATAACACCCGCAAATAGGGCAATTGTTCCTTGATATAAAAGTACAGGAACCGCCGATAGTAAGACACCGATCCCTAAAGTTGAACTTAATATAATCGACATAAATCCATCGATAATCCCTTTAGTGATGAGGATATTGTGATCGTTGCGCAAGCCGCTATCGAGAGCACCGAGAATTCCCATTGAGCCGATAACAAAAATGAGCGTTGCGGTTACAAATCCCTCTGCAATCGTTCCTTTTTGTGCACGCTTTCCAAAAAGGGACTCAATCCATCGACCTAAGCGATTAAATTTCTCTTCAAGATCGAGCCATTCGCCGATGACCGCACCAATGATCAAGCTCACAATAAGAAGAATAAAATTCGTACTCTCCAATCCCATTTGAATTCCTAACAGTGCAACAACTAAACCGATAATGGATAGCACTGTCTGCTGCATGGATTCCGGAATATTTTTAAAAATACGGCCAACCAATGCACCGATAATGATGAATAATGCATTTAACAGAGAACCTAGTAATACCATGAAATTTCCTCTTTCTATTTGCTGTGTGACAAATCCAATTTTATATATTAATCTTTTTATATTATAACTGTTCATAAAAAAAGTGCTGAAACTTTTTGTTCAGCACTTTTTATTGTTGTTCCATATTTAATATTTCAAGAATGCGGTGCAAATCATCATCCGAATAAAATTCAATTTCAATTTTACCTTTGTTCTTAGCTTTTTTGATTTGTACTTGTGTTCCAAAATAGTCACGTAACTGGGACTCTGTTGCCTGTGTATGAATATCTTTTTTCGTCGGTTTTGTTTCACGTGAAACGGCCTCATTTAAATCTTGGATATACTTCTCCAACTGACGAACATTAAGGTGGTCCTTTATTACTTTATGCGCCACTTCAGGTATACGTCGTTTATTTTTTAATCCAAGCAATGCACGGCCATGCCCCATTGTCAGTTTTCCTTCGTTGACAAGGTCTCTTATGTCTTCCGGTAACTGCAACAGACGGATCAAGTTGGCAATATGCGGACGGCTTTTTCCTAATCTTTTCGCTAAATCGTCTTGGGTGAAATTCAGTTTCACAATTAAACTGTTGTATGCTTCTGCCTCTTCAATTGGAGTTAAATCTTCACGCTGCAAGTTTTCCAATATGGCAACTTCCATCATTTGCTGCTCATTAAAGTCTTTTACAATGACAGGTACTTCTGTTAAACCTGCACTGACAGCCGCACGATAACGACGTTCACCTGCTACAATTTCATATTTCCTGGCATTTTTGCGGACAACAATCGGTTGAATAATACCATGTTCAATAATAGAACTGGCTAATTCTTCAATTGCAGTTTCATCAAAGATTTTACGTGGCTGAAATGGATTTGCTGAAATTTTTCCGACTGCAATTTGCTGTACCTGATCTTCTTTATGTACGGCCTCTTCACGAAAAAGCGCATCAATTCCTTTACCTAAACCTCTAACCATTTTTAATCACTTCCCTTGCAAACTCTAAGTAAATTTCTGCTCCGCGTGATTTTGCATCATATAAAATTACCGGTTTACCATGGCTCGGTGCCTCACTTAACCGGACATTACGAGGAATGATCGAGCGATATACTTTATCCTGGAAATAGCGTTTTACTTCATCAATTACTTGAAGCCCTAAATTCGTGCGGGCATCGAGCATTGTGAGCAACACGCCATCAATCATTAACTCCTTGTTCAAATGCTTTTGGACAAGGCGGACTGTTGAAAGCAACTGGCTTAACCCTTCTAATGCATAATATTCACATTGGACCGGGATAATCAGTGCATCCGAGGCAGTCAATGCATTGATTGTTAATAAACCAAGAGATGGCGGACAATCAATAATAATGAAATCGAAATTATTTTTAATTTCCTGCAAAGATTTTTTCAGTCGAACTTCACGGGAAATTGTGGACACAAGTTCAATTTCAGCACCTGCCAATGATATTGTAGCAGGAACAATATATAAATTTTCTACATCCGTTTGTTGAATGACGTCTTTAATATCTTCATCATTAATCAATACATCATATACACAGCTTTCCAAGTCACCTTTTCGAACACCTAATCCGCTTGAAGCGTTACCTTGTGGGTCGATATCGATTATTAATACTTTCTTTCCTAAAATAGCTAAACATGCACTTAAGTTAACAGAGGTCGTCGTTTTTCCTACGCCACCTTTTTGATTGGCTATCGCAATAATACGTCCCAATACCCGCACCTGCTTTCATCACTTCAATTTAGGTATATTTTTAAAGTCTAAAAATCTCGGCTTACTAAATCTTCCTTTTATAATACTATTTCTTTTATCTTAACAAAAAATGTTAGAAAACGATGCTATGAAACTAAATTTATTTCAAAAAAACTTGCTGTTCCTACTAATCTACTAAAAAAACTGCCTAGAAAGTCGTTATCTTTCGGGCAGTTCAATAATTTATTTTTTCTTTGGAATCTTTACAGTGATTTGGTAGTAATCGTCTGTATCTTCTTCCTCCGTTTTTACATTTATTCCACTTTTCGTCACCATCGATAACGACTGCTTGATTGTATTAAGGGCAATACGCACATCTTTGCTAATCGCTTTTCTGCTTGGTTTACGTTTTTTTATCTCTGGCTCATCGGGATTTAGAATTTTTTGAATTTGCTCTTCAAGCTGTCTAACATTCCAATCAAACTCTTTCGTCGCTGCAATGAGCTGCATTTGTAATTGCTCATCCTTGACTACAATTAAAGCCCGGGCATGACGTTCCGAAATTTCACGATTCAAAATAGCATCCTGAACAAATTGAGGCAACTTTAATAAACGCAATTTATTAGCAACTGTTGATTGTCCTTTACCAAGACGTTGTGCAAGCGCTTCTTGTGTAAGCTGATGCAATCCTAATAACTTTTGATAAGCAAGCGCTTCTTCAATTGCTGTTAATTCCTCACGTTGAAGGTTTTCAATCAGGGCAATAGACGCCGTTTCTCGATCATTTAAATTGCGTACAATAGCAGGCACTTCTACCCATTGTAGAGATTTCATCGCTCGATAACGTCGCTCACCGGCAATTATTTCATATTTATCCGGGTCATTATCCATTGGACGAATCACAATTGGTTGAATGACGCCATGTGTATGAATTGTTCTTGCTAATTCTTCAATCTTCTCATCATCAAAAACTGTACGTGGCTGATAACGGTTCGGAATGATTTTGTCTATTGGAATTTTAACTACTTCTTCTGAAGCCATCGAGATATTCTCTATTACTTCTACTTCACTTTTTACTTCAGGCTCTTTGCTCCCGCCTCCGAAAAAACGTGAAAAAGTACTTTTCATCCGTGTGGCACCACCTTTAGGAAACTGTCTACCTCATATACAATATTATTTCTGATTCATTCAAAAATGTACAGTGTTCAATGAATAGTAATTTACGAGAAAGACAGATTTCGCCTAAAAAAGGACAAAATAGTGTCTTTACCCATTTGTATTTCAAAATAAACTTATATTTTTCTATCCACTAAAAAAACATAAATATAAATATATATGCAGCAAAAGACGGATATATTTCAAATTTTGTTAATTTTTTTATTTAATCGGTGTTTTATTAGGAACACCTGGTTTACGCGGGTATTTTTTTGGTGTTGATTTTACTTTATCAAATACATAAAGTGAACGTTCGCTTTCCTCTACCGGTAAATGGAATGCAAACTCCTCTATTAATTTTCCGCCTAATGTAGAGATAGCCTTTGTCGCATCTTTTAATTCTTCTGCTCCTGCTGCAGCCTTTAATGCAACAAAATAACCGCCTTCTTTTGCTAAAGGAATACATAGCTCTGACAATACAGAAAGACGTGCTACCGCGCGCGCTGTGACTACATCGAATTTTTCACGGTATGCTGCATTTTGGCCAAACTCTTCTGCACGTGCATGGACAAACGTCATATGATCCAAGTTTAACTCATTTGTTAAATGATTTAAAAATGTAATTCGTTTATTTAGCGAGTCGACAATCGTAATTTGCAAATGCGGGAAGCAAATTTTAATCGGGATACTTGGGAAGCCTGCACCTGCACCAACATCACAAACCGTTGTCACTTTTGTAAAATCAAAATAAAATGACGCACTGATTGAATCATAGAAGTGCTTTAAATAAACACCTTCCAAATCCGTAATCGCCGTTAAGTTCATCTTTTCATTCCACTCGACCAAAAGTTCAAAATATTTTTTAAACTGCGCAATCTGGTGTTCTGAAAGCTCGATACCCTTTTCCTTCAATGCTTCGATAAACTGCTTTTCGTTCATAAAATGACTCCTCCATATTAAAGAATGAGCGCCTTTTTTGGATAAAGACGCTCACATCATTCAGTTCGTAGTTACTTTCGCAATTTTACCTTGCTCAATATAGACAAGTAAAATTGAAACATCTGCAGGGTTTACACCTGAAATACGCGATGCTTGAGCAATTGAAAGCGGCTGAACACTTTTAAGCTTCATACGCGCTTCGGTCGCCAAGCTTGGGATAGCATCATAATCGATATTTTCAGGTATTTTCTTATCTTCAAGCTTCTTCATTTTCTCTACTTGCTGAAGTGCTTTTTGAATATACCCTTCATATTTTAATTGAATTTCAATCTGTTCTTTTACATCCCCTGTAAGTTCCACTTCTGGTGGAATTAGGGAGGCAACTAAATCATACGTCATTTCAGTACGTTTTAAAAGGTCTGCTCCGCGGATACCATCTTTTAGTTCTGCTCCGCCAGCATTGCGGATGACCTCCTGTGTCGTCGCATTCGGCTTGATGATAATTTCACGCAGACGGGCGATTTCCTGTTCAATCTGTGCTTTTTTCTCTTGGAACTTCGCGTAACGATCTTCCGTTATCATCCCTGCTTTATAACCGATTTCCGTTAAACGTAAATCTGCATTATCGTGACGTAATAGAAGACGGTACTCTGCACGGGAAGTTAATAAACGGTAAGGTTCATTCGTACCTTTTGTAACCAGGTCATCAATTAAAACACCGATATAAGCATCTGAACGGTCTAAAATGATTTCTTCACGGCCCAAAACTTTTGCTGCGGCATTCATTCCTGCCATTAAGCCTTGCCCTGCTGCTTCTTCATAGCCTGAAGTACCGTTAATTTGACCTGCTGTATAAAGACCTTGGATTTTTTTCGTTTCTAATGTTGGCCATAATTGTGTAGGAATCACTGAATCATACTCAATCGCATAGCCTGCACGCATCATTTCGGCATTTTCCAAACCAGGGATCGATGCGATTAATTTCTTCTGAACATGCTCCGGTAAGCTTGTTGATAAACCTTGGACATATACTTCACGTGTATTGCGTCCTTCAGGCTCCAGGAAAATCTGGTGACGCGGTTTGTCATTAAAGCGCGTTACTTTATCTTCAATTGATGGGCAGTAACGTGGACCTGTCCCTTTGATCATCCCTGAAAACATTGGAGACAAATGCAGGTTCTCCTCAATTGTACGATGTGTTTCTTCTGTTGTATAAGTTAACCAGCAAGGAAGCTGATCCATAATATATTCTGTTGTTTCAAAACTGAATGCACGGGGTACATCATCACCAGGCTGAATTTCCGTTTTTGAGTAATCAATTGTACGGTTGTTTACACGCGGTGGTGTACCTGTTTTAAAACGAATTAAATCAAATCCTAATTCTTTTAGGTTATCCGCTAATTTGATCGATGGCTGCTGGTTGTTTGGACCAGAAGAATATTTCAGATTTCCTAAAATAATTTCCCCGCGTAAAAACGTACCAGTTGTAATAATGACAGCCGGTGCACGGTAAATTGCTCCAACTTGTGTAATGACACCTTTTACTTCGCCATCCTCTACAATTAGTTCATCGACCATCGCCTGATGAATTTGAAGGTTTTCTTCTTCTTCCAAAACCCGTTTCATCTCATGCTGATATTGGAATTTATCCGCTTGTGCACGTAAAGCGCGTACTGCTGGACCTTTTCCGGTATTTAACATGCGCATTTGAATATGTGTTTTATCGATAATGCGTCCCATTAAACCGCCAAGTGCATCAATTTCACGAACAACGATTCCTTTTGCAGGTCCGCCGACTGAAGGATTACATGGCATAAACGCAATCATATCTAAGTTAATTGTAAGCATGAGTGTTTTAGCACCCATTTTCGCAGCTGCATATGCAGATTCCACACCCGCATGTCCTGCACCAACAACGATTACGTCAAAATTACCTGCTTCGTATTGTATTGACATGTTGTTCTTCCTCTCTATTATTCCGATTTATTTCCCTAAACAGAACTGCGAGAATAGCTGATTAATCAAGCTTTCCTGTACAGTATCTCCAATAATTTCACCAAGAATCTCCCATGTACGTGTCACATCGATTTGAATCATATCGACAGGTACACCTGATTCAGCTGCAGCAAGCGCATCTTCAATTACCTGTTGTGCTTGATGCAATAACGCAATATGCCGCGCATTTGATACATATGTTAAATCATTCGCTTCCACTTGCCCTTCAAAGAACAATGCTGCAATTGCTTCTTCCAGCTCAATTACACCTTCTTCTTTCAATAACGAAGTCGTTACGACACGATGTTTCCCAGCTAATTCATGAACACGGTTTAAATCGATTTTACGTTCGATATCTGTCTTGTTGACAACGACAATATAATCCATCGCCTGAATCGTTTCAAAAAGGCGTTCATCTTCTTCTGTAAGCTCTTCTCCGTAGTTTAATACAAGCAATATTAAATCAGCATCTTTTAATGCCTCTCTAGAACGCTCAACACCAATTCGTTCAACGATATCTTCCGTTTCCCGAATACCTGCTGTATCAACTAGACGTAAAGGAACTCCGCGAACATTTACGTATTCTTCAATAATATCACGAGTTGTGCCTGCAATGTCGGTTACAATCGCTTTATTTTCCTGCACTAAACTATTTAAAAGAGATGATTTGCCTACGTTCGGACGTCCTAAAATAACGGTAGATAAACCTTCACGCAAAATTTTACCTTGAGATGATGTTTGAAGTAATTTAATAATTTCTTCGCGTACCCAACCGCATTTTTCAAGAAGTACAGGAATCGTCATTTCTTCCACATCGTCATATTCCGGATAATCAATGTTTACTTCCACCTGTGCCAGCGTCTCTAATAATGCCTGGCGTAAAGATGTAATAAGACGTGAAAGCTTTCCATCCATCTGGCCGAGCGCAACATTCATTGCACGGTCTGTTTTCGCACGGATTAAATCCATTACCGCTTCTGCCTGTGACAAGTCGATACGGCCATTTAAAAATGCACGCTTCGTAAATTCTCCAGGCTCTGCTAAACGTGCACCGTAGCGTAATACAAGCTGCAGTACTCGGTTGACAGATACAATACCGCCATGACAATTGATCTCGACAACATCTTCACGCGTAAATGTTTTAGGTCCGCGCATTAAGCTCATCATAACTTCCTCTACCACTTCATCGGTTTTCGGGTCGATTAAATGTCCGTAGTGGATAGTATGTGTCGCAACTTCCGTCAAACGTTTATGATTTGGTGATTTAAATATTTTATCTGCAATCGCTACCGCCTCATCGCCGCTTAGACGAACAATCGCAATAGCTCCTTCTCCCATCGGAGTGGAAATCGCAGCAATCGTATCGAATTCCATTTATATCCTCCTATTTCAGTGTTATCCACATGTGGATAAATCACATCCGTGCTATACTAACTAACAATTTAGACTAACATATTTTTATTAAAATCTAAAGTAATGTAGATTTGAATCCATTTTTCATTAAAAAACGACCTATCCAGAAGAATAGGTCGAAATATGTCTGTATATTATTTTACTGGCTCAATGACTAAATATCGATTTGGTTCGACACCTTCCGAGTGCGTTTCGATATCTATTCGATTCGCCAAAGCATTATGAATAATTTTTCTTTCATAAGATGCCATTGGTTCAAATGATACGGGTTTTCGTGTTCGAATGGCCTTGTCAGCCATGCGTAATGCCAGCTGTTCAAGTGCTGCTTGGCGTCGTTCACGATAATCTTCCACATCCATTTGTAAAATCATAAACGATTTGGCTGTTTTATTAAGAATCAGCTGGGTTAAATGCTGAAGCGCATTTAATGTAAGACCACGCTTTCCAATTAATAACGCTGCTTTCTCGCTCGATAACTTAAATGAAACATGTTTACCATCTGCTTCATGATCAATTGTTAAATCTGTAATTCCCATTCCTAAAGCAATATTCGTTAAATACTGTTTTGCCTCTTCAATAGGATCCACTTGTTGTTGTTCATGGTGAATTGGTTGATCTTCATTAGCTGGAACCGGATCCTGCTCGATTGTTTTTTCGGCAATTGCCGGCTCTTCCACAACAGATGCAGAATCTGAAGTCTTCTCTTGATCCACTTGCTGCTGAACAATTTCCTTTACAGTGACACGAACTTCAGCATTTCGTGCTCCAAAACCTAAAAATCCTTTTTTACCCTCTTGTAAAACTTCCACATCAACTTGTTCACGAGTATGGCCAAGCTTTTGTAACGCTAATGAGATCGCTTCTTCTACTGTTGCGCCTATTTGCGTAGTTTGTTTCACTTATTTCGCCCCTTTAGCATCGGTAGCATCCGGTTTATTTTTATTCCAAGGTTTGTAAATAACAAGGTTTTGTAATACAGATACAAAGTTTCCGACTACCCAATATAATGATAATGCGGCAGGTAAAATAATACCGAAACCAACAATCATTAATGGCATGATGTACATCATAATTTTCATTTGCGGGTTATCCACTGCTGGTCCAGTCATTAATACTACATACTGGATAAGACCTGCGATAACAGCAAATACAATACTTGGCTCCGCTAATGGAACCGATAAAAACGTCCCTAGTTCAAATGCAGCCGGTGTTGCATTCATACGGCTAATCGCATGATAGAAACCGATTAGGATCGGCATTTGGATAAGAATCGGTAAACATCCAGCTAACGGGTTAACACCAGAAGTCTGCATTAACTGCATCATTTCCTGCTGGTATTTTTGCTGAGTTGCCGCGTCTTTTGAGCTGTATTTCGCTTGCAGCTCTTTTAACTTCGGTTGCATTTCCTGCATTTTTTTAGAACTTTTTACTTGTTTGATAGTTAAAGGCAGAATGATTAGACGAATAATAACAGTTACGATAATAATTGCAAATGCATAATTCGCAGCATTACCTTCAAACATATCAGCAAAAAGCTTAATAAATGATACTAATGGCCAAACAATATATTCATTCCAAAAGCCTTCACTTTCAGATGAAATTGGTTGGTCAAATTCTGTACAGCCTGACAGCAGTAATACTACTGAAACAAGTGACAGCATTATCCATAGATTTTTCTTCAACCTTCTTCCTCCTAAAGCAAACCTATTCAATTTTTATGACAATATTTTACCATGTGCGGACGTTCGTACACTACTAATTGTTCTGTAAATTCAAAGTTTAGAGCAATGAATGATAAACAATTAATTGTGGAACTATCCTTTATATACTCTTGCAACCTTTAAAACATGCTGCAAGCTTTTTTTGGTTTCGTGAAAATCCAGTGTGGCCGCCTGCGTTCTGGCGATAATAACATAATCCATATCTTGTTTAACTTCATCTTTTAATTCCAGAAAAGCTTGGCGAATATAGCGCTTCACTTGAACCCGAGTGACAGCATTTCCTACTTTTTTGCTCACTGATAAGCCAATACGAAACGCCTGTTGTTCTTCCTTTTTCAAGCAATATACAACAAATTGGCGATTCGCAAACGACTTACCTTTTTTAAACACCTTTTGAAAATCTTCATTTTTCTTTATACGTTGGCGTTTATTCATGATCCATTCACCTGCTCCATCTAATCATTGGTACTTTTTTTGCTCATTCAACAACGATAAAAGAAAAAAAAGACCACTGATGTGGCTCAGTGGACTTATGCTGATAATACTTTTCTTCCTTTTTTACGACGGCGAGCTAATACGTTACGGCCGTTTTTAGTGCTCATACGAGCGCGGAAACCGTGAACTTTAGAGTGCTTACGTTTTTTAGGTTGGTACGTGCGTTTCATTTATATACACCTCCTGAATTCGAGCGTTACTATATCTATCTCTACATACAGACCATGATATTATATAAAGAATGAAACCTATTTGTCAATGCTTCAATTTTATTTTTCTCTTTTTCCTTATAAACCTCATATAATCCCTCTGCTGATCTACGCTGACACTTATCCACAATTTTTAAAATTAATTTAAGTTTATGCTGTGAATAGTATTTTTGCCTTTAAAAATTATCCACAACCGTTATCTACAGGTTTTTCACATATAACAAACCTGTGGACAACTGTTATGTATATAACATATGATTATGTGGATAAGATCGTTTAAGTATTGAAATACCTAACTTTATTTGATACGATAACTGTGTTTTACTTTGTGGAATTCTTTTCTGGGAAATATATTATCCACAATTGTTGATAATCTGTGGACAAAGATTTCCCCTACTCTAGAACAACCTTTATCCACAACTTGTGGTTATGTGTATGAACTCCTTTTTAATTATAAAATATATATTTTATAGCTCTGTTTCCTATTAACCATCTAACAGAGCCTTTCTTTTTTCGTCAGCAAGAAAGTTTGCATTTGTAAGGAAATTCACATAAAAAGAGACTCTCAACTAATTTTTGTTAGTATGAGCTTTGTCATTTAAATATACGAATCGAATGTGAAATGAATTAATGAAAGGAAGAAAGAGCTTGGAACATTTAGAAAACCTATGGAATGCCGTCCTTGCCCAAGCTGAACAGAAAATCTCGAAACCGAGCTTTGATACTTGGCTGAAATCAACAAAACTTCTTGCGCATAGTGGCACAAAAGTGACGATTTCCGCGCCTAACTCTTTTGCCCGCGATTGGCTTGAACAATACTACATCCATATGATTACAGGAATATTAAACGAGTTAACTGGAGAGGATCTAGTCATTAATTTTGTTGTCCAGAAAGATCAGGCTGCAGATGACTTTGAACTTCCGCCCCCAATTACTCAGGCAAAATCAAGTGAACACCATGACATTACCCCAGGTATGCTCAATCCAAAGTACACATTTGATACATTCGTTATTGGTTCAGGTAACCGCTTTGCCCATGCAGCGAGCTTGGCTGTAGCAGAAGCGCCTGCCAAAGCTTACAACCCGTTCTTTATTTATGGGGGGGTAGGTTTAGGAAAAACTCACTTAATGCATGCAATTGGACATTATGTAAAAGAACATAATCCGACAGCAAATGTTGTCTATTTATCATCCGAAAAATTCACAAATGAGTTCATTAACTCAATCCGTGATAATAAAACAATCGATTTTCGCAATAAATACCGAAATGTTGATGTACTGCTAATAGATGATATTCAATTTTTAGCTGGTAAGGAATCGACACAAGAGGAATTCTTCCATACATTCAATACACTGCATGAAGAATCGAAGCAGATTGTCATCTCAAGTGACCGCCCTCCAAAGGAAATTCCAACTTTAGAGGATCGTTTGCGTTCACGATTTGAATGGGGACTGATTACTGATATTGCACCGCCTGATTTAGAAACGCGTATTGCAATTTTACGTAAAAAGGCGAAAGCGGATGGACTTGATATTCCGAATGAAGTCA belongs to Solibacillus sp. FSL W7-1436 and includes:
- the yyaC gene encoding spore protease YyaC, giving the protein MTQACPQNYSVHYEQTSAVWELSEIFLKTIPFDHEELIFCCIGTDRSTGDALGPIIGSQLHQTFSFPFPVIGTLQAPLHALNIVERYEQLINEKEQPFIIAIDACLGESNAIGSILIQQGPLYPGKAVKKELPPIGNISVKGIVNVGGFMEAKVLQNTRLHVTYSMSDKIVRALVLAWQRHLLKRKNNSNEYPNHQNRWQQIGYTDFR
- a CDS encoding DUF554 domain-containing protein; translated protein: MVLLGSLLNALFIIIGALVGRIFKNIPESMQQTVLSIIGLVVALLGIQMGLESTNFILLIVSLIIGAVIGEWLDLEEKFNRLGRWIESLFGKRAQKGTIAEGFVTATLIFVIGSMGILGALDSGLRNDHNILITKGIIDGFMSIILSSTLGIGVLLSAVPVLLYQGTIALFAGVISTYIPGEALDLFITEMTATGGIMIMAIGLNIAGLTKIRIANLLPAILMVGILVAIIFPFQ
- a CDS encoding ParB/RepB/Spo0J family partition protein; the protein is MVRGLGKGIDALFREEAVHKEDQVQQIAVGKISANPFQPRKIFDETAIEELASSIIEHGIIQPIVVRKNARKYEIVAGERRYRAAVSAGLTEVPVIVKDFNEQQMMEVAILENLQREDLTPIEEAEAYNSLIVKLNFTQDDLAKRLGKSRPHIANLIRLLQLPEDIRDLVNEGKLTMGHGRALLGLKNKRRIPEVAHKVIKDHLNVRQLEKYIQDLNEAVSRETKPTKKDIHTQATESQLRDYFGTQVQIKKAKNKGKIEIEFYSDDDLHRILEILNMEQQ
- a CDS encoding ParA family protein, producing MGRIIAIANQKGGVGKTTTSVNLSACLAILGKKVLIIDIDPQGNASSGLGVRKGDLESCVYDVLINDEDIKDVIQQTDVENLYIVPATISLAGAEIELVSTISREVRLKKSLQEIKNNFDFIIIDCPPSLGLLTINALTASDALIIPVQCEYYALEGLSQLLSTVRLVQKHLNKELMIDGVLLTMLDARTNLGLQVIDEVKRYFQDKVYRSIIPRNVRLSEAPSHGKPVILYDAKSRGAEIYLEFAREVIKNG
- the noc gene encoding nucleoid occlusion protein; translated protein: MKSTFSRFFGGGSKEPEVKSEVEVIENISMASEEVVKIPIDKIIPNRYQPRTVFDDEKIEELARTIHTHGVIQPIVIRPMDNDPDKYEIIAGERRYRAMKSLQWVEVPAIVRNLNDRETASIALIENLQREELTAIEEALAYQKLLGLHQLTQEALAQRLGKGQSTVANKLRLLKLPQFVQDAILNREISERHARALIVVKDEQLQMQLIAATKEFDWNVRQLEEQIQKILNPDEPEIKKRKPSRKAISKDVRIALNTIKQSLSMVTKSGINVKTEEEDTDDYYQITVKIPKKK
- the rsmG gene encoding 16S rRNA (guanine(527)-N(7))-methyltransferase RsmG, with translation MNEKQFIEALKEKGIELSEHQIAQFKKYFELLVEWNEKMNLTAITDLEGVYLKHFYDSISASFYFDFTKVTTVCDVGAGAGFPSIPIKICFPHLQITIVDSLNKRITFLNHLTNELNLDHMTFVHARAEEFGQNAAYREKFDVVTARAVARLSVLSELCIPLAKEGGYFVALKAAAGAEELKDATKAISTLGGKLIEEFAFHLPVEESERSLYVFDKVKSTPKKYPRKPGVPNKTPIK
- the mnmG gene encoding tRNA uridine-5-carboxymethylaminomethyl(34) synthesis enzyme MnmG, giving the protein MQYEAGNFDVIVVGAGHAGVESAYAAAKMGAKTLMLTINLDMIAFMPCNPSVGGPAKGIVVREIDALGGLMGRIIDKTHIQMRMLNTGKGPAVRALRAQADKFQYQHEMKRVLEEEENLQIHQAMVDELIVEDGEVKGVITQVGAIYRAPAVIITTGTFLRGEIILGNLKYSSGPNNQQPSIKLADNLKELGFDLIRFKTGTPPRVNNRTIDYSKTEIQPGDDVPRAFSFETTEYIMDQLPCWLTYTTEETHRTIEENLHLSPMFSGMIKGTGPRYCPSIEDKVTRFNDKPRHQIFLEPEGRNTREVYVQGLSTSLPEHVQKKLIASIPGLENAEMMRAGYAIEYDSVIPTQLWPTLETKKIQGLYTAGQINGTSGYEEAAGQGLMAGMNAAAKVLGREEIILDRSDAYIGVLIDDLVTKGTNEPYRLLTSRAEYRLLLRHDNADLRLTEIGYKAGMITEDRYAKFQEKKAQIEQEIARLREIIIKPNATTQEVIRNAGGAELKDGIRGADLLKRTEMTYDLVASLIPPEVELTGDVKEQIEIQLKYEGYIQKALQQVEKMKKLEDKKIPENIDYDAIPSLATEARMKLKSVQPLSIAQASRISGVNPADVSILLVYIEQGKIAKVTTN
- the mnmE gene encoding tRNA uridine-5-carboxymethylaminomethyl(34) synthesis GTPase MnmE — translated: MEFDTIAAISTPMGEGAIAIVRLSGDEAVAIADKIFKSPNHKRLTEVATHTIHYGHLIDPKTDEVVEEVMMSLMRGPKTFTREDVVEINCHGGIVSVNRVLQLVLRYGARLAEPGEFTKRAFLNGRIDLSQAEAVMDLIRAKTDRAMNVALGQMDGKLSRLITSLRQALLETLAQVEVNIDYPEYDDVEEMTIPVLLEKCGWVREEIIKLLQTSSQGKILREGLSTVILGRPNVGKSSLLNSLVQENKAIVTDIAGTTRDIIEEYVNVRGVPLRLVDTAGIRETEDIVERIGVERSREALKDADLILLVLNYGEELTEEDERLFETIQAMDYIVVVNKTDIERKIDLNRVHELAGKHRVVTTSLLKEEGVIELEEAIAALFFEGQVEANDLTYVSNARHIALLHQAQQVIEDALAAAESGVPVDMIQIDVTRTWEILGEIIGDTVQESLINQLFSQFCLGK
- the jag gene encoding RNA-binding cell elongation regulator Jag/EloR; protein product: MKQTTQIGATVEEAISLALQKLGHTREQVDVEVLQEGKKGFLGFGARNAEVRVTVKEIVQQQVDQEKTSDSASVVEEPAIAEKTIEQDPVPANEDQPIHHEQQQVDPIEEAKQYLTNIALGMGITDLTIDHEADGKHVSFKLSSEKAALLIGKRGLTLNALQHLTQLILNKTAKSFMILQMDVEDYRERRQAALEQLALRMADKAIRTRKPVSFEPMASYERKIIHNALANRIDIETHSEGVEPNRYLVIEPVK